From a region of the Paeniglutamicibacter cryotolerans genome:
- a CDS encoding 3'-5' exonuclease has translation MSNWHTLPRASFDLETTGPEPTEARIVTASVVVVNGRQEIVQSREWLVNPGIEIPEGAIEIHGVTNEKVRAEGLDAATAVADITAYLSDLFQTMPVMAFNASYDFTVLDRECRRYGIAPLTPAPVIDPYILDKQVDKYRRGKRTLTAVSEFYGVPLVNAHTSLADAAATVGVADIMAERYPKELQVDPLLLHGSQVAWAAAQAASLQEFFRRKNPEAIVDGSWPVRPA, from the coding sequence ATGAGCAATTGGCACACACTCCCCCGCGCATCCTTTGATCTGGAGACCACAGGTCCCGAACCGACCGAGGCCCGTATCGTCACCGCCTCGGTCGTGGTGGTCAACGGCCGCCAGGAAATCGTCCAGAGCCGCGAATGGCTTGTGAATCCCGGCATCGAAATCCCCGAGGGTGCCATCGAGATCCACGGTGTGACCAACGAGAAGGTCCGAGCCGAGGGCCTGGACGCCGCCACGGCCGTCGCCGACATCACCGCGTACCTCTCGGATCTGTTCCAGACCATGCCGGTGATGGCCTTCAACGCCAGCTACGACTTCACCGTGCTGGACCGCGAATGCCGCCGCTACGGCATCGCCCCGCTGACCCCGGCTCCGGTCATCGATCCCTACATCCTGGACAAGCAGGTGGACAAGTACCGCCGTGGCAAGCGCACGCTGACCGCCGTCTCGGAATTCTACGGGGTGCCGCTGGTGAATGCGCACACCTCGCTGGCCGATGCCGCGGCGACGGTCGGTGTAGCCGACATCATGGCCGAGCGTTACCCGAAGGAACTGCAGGTCGACCCGCTGCTGCTGCACGGTTCCCAGGTAGCTTGGGCCGCCGCCCAGGCAGCCAGCCTGCAGGAATTCTTCCGCCGCAAGAACCCCGAGGCGATTGTTGACGGCAGCTGGCCGGTGCGCCCGGCCTGA
- a CDS encoding methionine ABC transporter ATP-binding protein: protein MITVTDLRKVYRQGEREVIALDGVTLSVPTGSIHGIIGHSGAGKSTLVRCLTLLDRPTSGTVAIGDKELSSVSDAELLNARRSIGMVFQHANLFDSRTTFQNVAFPLELTGTPKAAIAVKVNDLLNLVGLGAFADAYPAQLSGGQKQRVGIARALATDPDVLLCDEPTSALDPKTTDEILDLVKDLRDRLGITVLVITHEMDVVKRICNSVSLLEAGRIVEHGALAEVVARPGGRLSAALLPLPGIMPEELPAGLVLDLLYSGDQAAAPVISDITRRFDVDVNVLAGSVESLGGAQFAHLRILLPVGSDVPAIKAHLSANGIAVTSKEA from the coding sequence TTGATCACTGTCACCGACCTGCGCAAGGTCTACCGCCAAGGAGAGCGTGAAGTCATCGCACTCGATGGCGTGACCTTGTCCGTTCCCACGGGATCGATCCATGGAATCATCGGACATTCCGGCGCAGGCAAGTCGACACTGGTCCGCTGCCTGACCCTGCTGGACCGCCCGACTTCCGGCACAGTAGCCATCGGCGACAAAGAACTTTCCAGCGTCTCGGACGCCGAACTGCTCAACGCCCGCCGCAGCATCGGCATGGTCTTCCAGCACGCAAACCTCTTTGACTCACGCACGACGTTCCAGAACGTGGCCTTCCCGCTGGAACTCACCGGCACCCCCAAGGCAGCCATCGCCGTCAAGGTCAACGACCTGTTGAACCTCGTCGGCCTGGGCGCCTTCGCCGACGCATACCCGGCCCAGCTCTCTGGTGGACAAAAGCAGCGCGTGGGCATCGCGCGCGCGCTGGCCACCGATCCTGACGTGCTGCTCTGCGACGAACCGACCTCGGCGCTGGACCCGAAAACCACCGATGAGATCCTGGATCTGGTCAAGGACCTGCGTGACCGCTTGGGCATCACCGTCCTGGTGATCACCCACGAGATGGACGTCGTGAAGCGGATCTGCAATTCGGTTTCCCTGCTCGAGGCCGGGCGCATCGTCGAGCACGGCGCATTGGCAGAGGTCGTGGCCCGCCCCGGCGGACGCCTCTCCGCCGCCCTGCTCCCGCTGCCGGGCATCATGCCCGAAGAGCTTCCCGCAGGGCTGGTCCTTGACCTGCTCTACTCTGGCGACCAGGCCGCCGCGCCGGTCATCAGCGATATCACCCGCCGCTTCGACGTCGACGTGAACGTGCTTGCCGGGTCCGTCGAATCCCTGGGCGGCGCCCAGTTCGCACACCTGCGCATCCTGCTTCCGGTCGGTTCCGACGTGCCGGCCATCAAGGCGCATCTCAGCGCCAACGGCATCGCCGTGACCTCGAAGGAGGCTTAG
- a CDS encoding methionine ABC transporter permease, with protein sequence MDFLNDVFTNPALSKALPGAIVETLIMTGFSGLLVLIIGLPLGVFLHTGQKNGLTPLPWLHWFLSSIVVNITRSIPYAILMVSLIPFTRIIVGTGIGPMAASVSLTIGTVPFFARLVESALRDVSSGKIDAALVMGSTKMQVIRKMLLPEALPALVSAFTTTLVVIVGYSAMAGLIGGGGLGRLAYNYGYQRFDTTVMIVTIIVMVILVQLIQFIGDWLSRKVDHR encoded by the coding sequence GTGGATTTCCTGAACGACGTCTTCACCAACCCCGCGCTGTCCAAGGCATTGCCAGGGGCCATCGTTGAAACGCTGATCATGACCGGATTCTCCGGGTTGCTCGTGCTGATCATCGGCCTCCCGCTGGGCGTGTTCCTGCATACCGGGCAGAAGAACGGGCTCACCCCGCTGCCGTGGCTGCACTGGTTCCTCTCCTCGATCGTCGTGAACATCACCCGTTCGATCCCCTACGCGATCCTCATGGTCTCGTTGATCCCGTTCACCCGCATCATCGTGGGCACCGGCATCGGCCCGATGGCAGCCTCGGTCTCGCTGACCATCGGCACCGTGCCGTTCTTCGCCCGCCTGGTCGAGAGCGCGCTGCGCGATGTCTCGTCCGGCAAGATCGATGCGGCACTTGTCATGGGTTCGACGAAGATGCAGGTCATCCGTAAGATGCTGCTGCCCGAAGCGCTTCCGGCACTGGTCTCGGCCTTCACCACGACGCTGGTCGTCATCGTCGGGTACTCCGCGATGGCCGGGTTGATCGGCGGTGGCGGCCTGGGCCGCCTGGCCTACAACTACGGCTACCAGCGCTTCGACACCACGGTCATGATAGTGACCATCATCGTGATGGTGATCCTGGTCCAGCTGATCCAGTTCATCGGCGATTGGCTCAGCCGCAAGGTCGACCACCGCTAA
- a CDS encoding MetQ/NlpA family ABC transporter substrate-binding protein, protein MRKKLVLALSGVAALFALTACGGASAAPEAGAALDPANPVELKIGASPVPQAQILEYVNENLAKDAGIKLNIVEFDDYILPNQQLAAGELDANYFQHLPYLEDQIKTQGYEFSHGTGIHLEPYRAYSNKHKDLASIPDGATVVITSDVSNQTRALQLLADNGLLKDVPADASVVSLTDEQNPKGLKFEETDPAIVVNQLKDPKADLAIINGNFAIQAGLKPADALFSEKIEGNPYANLLVWNTKDDGNKAIAKLEELLHSQQVQDYIKKTWPELS, encoded by the coding sequence ATGCGTAAGAAACTTGTATTGGCCCTGTCCGGCGTCGCCGCCCTGTTCGCACTGACCGCCTGCGGTGGCGCCTCGGCCGCTCCCGAGGCCGGCGCCGCCCTGGATCCGGCAAACCCGGTGGAACTGAAGATCGGTGCCAGCCCGGTTCCGCAGGCCCAGATCCTCGAGTACGTCAACGAGAACCTGGCCAAGGATGCCGGCATCAAGCTGAACATCGTCGAGTTCGACGACTACATCCTGCCGAACCAGCAGCTGGCTGCCGGCGAACTGGATGCCAACTACTTCCAGCACCTGCCGTACCTCGAAGACCAGATCAAGACCCAGGGCTACGAGTTCTCGCACGGAACCGGAATCCACCTGGAGCCGTACCGCGCCTACTCGAACAAGCACAAGGACCTCGCCTCCATCCCGGACGGCGCCACCGTGGTCATCACCAGCGACGTCTCCAACCAGACCCGTGCCCTGCAGCTGCTTGCAGACAACGGCCTGCTCAAAGACGTTCCGGCGGATGCATCCGTCGTTTCGCTGACCGATGAGCAGAACCCCAAGGGCCTGAAGTTCGAGGAAACCGACCCGGCGATCGTGGTCAACCAGCTCAAGGACCCGAAGGCCGATCTTGCGATCATCAACGGCAACTTCGCCATCCAGGCCGGTCTGAAGCCGGCGGATGCGCTGTTCTCCGAGAAGATCGAGGGCAACCCGTACGCCAACCTGCTGGTCTGGAACACCAAGGACGACGGCAACAAGGCCATCGCCAAGCTCGAGGAGCTGTTGCACTCGCAGCAGGTTCAGGACTACATCAAGAAGACCTGGCCGGAACTGAGCTAG
- a CDS encoding MGMT family protein, producing the protein MPEPILPPVLPDGPASAAARRAAFAEAVLAVAALVPEGSALSYGDVAELLGAGGPRQVGSVMSHYGSGVCWWRIIRSDGSLPEDLAAVARPKWGSEGTRTRNGKVRMVDARWQPTEAQFNVIDALGAALRGQNIGGR; encoded by the coding sequence ATGCCAGAACCGATACTTCCCCCAGTGCTTCCCGACGGCCCAGCATCAGCTGCTGCCCGGCGTGCGGCGTTCGCCGAGGCCGTCCTGGCGGTGGCGGCGCTGGTGCCCGAGGGAAGCGCGCTCAGCTACGGCGACGTGGCCGAACTCCTGGGCGCCGGCGGCCCGCGGCAGGTGGGGTCGGTGATGTCCCACTACGGTTCTGGCGTGTGCTGGTGGCGGATCATCAGGTCCGACGGTTCGCTTCCCGAAGACCTGGCGGCCGTTGCCCGCCCGAAGTGGGGCAGTGAGGGCACGCGCACCAGGAACGGCAAGGTGCGCATGGTCGACGCGCGGTGGCAGCCCACCGAGGCGCAGTTCAATGTCATCGACGCGCTGGGTGCGGCCCTGCGCGGGCAAAACATCGGCGGCCGGTGA
- a CDS encoding response regulator: MIRILLVDDQGLVRAGFRSILEKQPDFEVVGEAGNGREALDLAAASAVDVVLMDLRMPVLDGLGATRDLMRSPTPPRIIVLTTFDADEHVYQSLRAGAAGFLLKDTSPERLIQAVREVMSGEAMLSPVITRRLIAAFVNSPAPHEDGVPKAFSSLTDRELDVFRRLAQGASNAEIGKELFLAETTVKTHVAHVLAKLGVRDRVQAVVSAYELGLIRPSGR; this comes from the coding sequence ATGATCCGCATCCTGCTCGTCGACGACCAGGGGCTGGTCCGTGCCGGGTTCCGCTCGATTCTGGAGAAACAGCCGGATTTCGAGGTGGTCGGCGAGGCCGGCAACGGGCGCGAAGCGCTGGATCTTGCTGCCGCTTCTGCAGTCGATGTGGTCTTGATGGACCTGCGGATGCCTGTGCTCGACGGCCTGGGAGCCACCCGGGATTTGATGCGTTCGCCGACTCCACCACGCATCATCGTGCTCACGACCTTCGACGCCGACGAACATGTCTACCAGTCGCTGCGGGCAGGTGCCGCAGGCTTCCTGCTCAAGGACACCTCCCCGGAACGGCTCATTCAGGCCGTCCGCGAGGTGATGTCGGGAGAGGCGATGCTTTCCCCTGTGATCACCCGTCGATTGATCGCGGCCTTCGTGAATTCGCCGGCACCGCATGAGGACGGCGTGCCCAAGGCGTTCAGCAGCCTCACCGACCGTGAGCTCGACGTGTTCCGGCGGCTGGCCCAGGGAGCCAGCAATGCAGAAATCGGCAAGGAACTCTTCCTTGCCGAGACGACGGTGAAGACCCATGTGGCACACGTCCTGGCGAAATTGGGAGTGCGTGACCGTGTCCAGGCCGTTGTATCGGCCTATGAGCTGGGGCTGATCCGTCCCTCAGGCAGGTGA